GGACATAGGGAGGTGTGGACATGGGGAGGTGTGGACAGGTGGAGGTGTGGGCATGGGGAGGTGTGGGCATGGGGAGGTGTGGACAGGTGGAGGTGTGGGCATGGGGAGGTGTGGGCATAGGGAAGTGTGGACAGGTGGAGGTGTGGGCATAGGGAGGTGTGGGCATGGGGAGGTGTGGGAATAGGGAGGTGTGGGCATAGGGAGGTGTGGGAATAGGGAGGTGTGGACATGGGGAGGTGTGGGCATACAGAGGTGTGGACAGGTGGAGGTGTGGGCATACAGAGGTGTGGACAGGTGGTGTGGACATAGGGAGGTGTGGACATAGGGAGGTGTGGACATAGGGAGGTGTGGACATGGGAAGGTGTGGGCATACAGAGTTGTGGACAGGTGGTGTGGACATAGGGAGGTGTGGGCAGGTAGAGGTGTGGACATAGGGAGGTGTGGACATAGGGAGCTGTGGACATGGGAAGGTGTGGGCATACAGAGGTGTGGACAGGTGGTGTGGGCATAGGGAGGTGTGGACAGGTGGAGGTGTGGACAGGTGGGGTGGTCATGGAGAGGTGGGGACATAGGGAGGTGGGGACAGGTGGAGGTGTGGACAGGTGGGGTGGGCATGGAGAGGTGTGGGCATGGGGAGGTGTGGACAGGTGGAGGTATTCCTGCTGTAGTTGGACAGCGTGAAGGACAACCGTGTTTTTTCAAAAGTACTGTGCTGTAAAAGTACACACATGAGGCATGTTGTGAGtattcgggggggggggggggggggggtggtattGTTCTCTAATAATTGTTTGGCTGTgaaaaacactgtacagctAGCAGCTTTGCTTGAGACTGTGACCAAGCTCACCGTTTCCAGCGACGCCTGTATCGATCACGTGTGAACGTTTCCCTTTGCTAACAGCATcggctttaaaggtattgtgacatgaaaaacacatttttcttgattttttgtgttttgttgggtgtcttgacatcaattacacccaaaaaacaacaaacttttaacattcagtgtattgtgtgctttctgggattttccgcataactgtgcaaaaacggcgcacctggtttggtggcgggccgtgacgtcagggcccgctaaatcaccgccccctccacccagatccctgcctcctctcctctccagcgcaccataaaggctgatttatggttccgcgttacaccgacgcacagcctacggcgtagggttacgcggcgacgcgcaccgtacgctgaaccctacggcgtaggatctgcgtcgatttaacgcggaaccataaatcaggcataacacggagcagtttagagcctcttctgttctaatcaccggaggagaactgctaagaagacccgcggccactgactggacttaagataaggagacactgctgcttgcatgcctttatttttatgattgtttgctgtggactgtctgcttcgccgtgctgcttttccgtgcatgcttcgcctgtcgctcccggttTAAttccgcgttccatttacctcggaaatcggaactgggaactgggaactcgggggtggtgaagattcTCCCACTTTACCAGTAGGagatcccacttcgaggggcgttccagttgaaaattccgactgggaactgggaaattccgacttccgaggacaaatggaacgcggcataactctccgacgccgctgtgagcgtattgctcgcggggagctgcggtcccggtcctctggtcccggttggacttcatccccgggctgtagtcgccctgtctgggctgtgtgtcggtgtttgtggtcggtgtgcgcgcgtgtgtgtgaagacggcagaagtgtgtagcggttggttggaggaggtttggaggaggagcggagcaatgattgacaggaaaggggaaaaaggacccgtttttcacggcgcaaaaaaacactgtaataaaaagccaggaatggagtactagagtgaagtttttcttgttacactcttttagacacatttgagggatgttggccaagacttttaatagtgttaaaagcatgttaaaaatgatgtcacaatacctttaaagtgtCCGTTTCCCCAAATGCCACGTAAACAAGCACATGCACATTAAAATGAAACAGTTCATTAAAATCATGGTTTAGAAAATATGAACAAAGAAGATTTTATTCAAGTTACTCCTCCTTAGACATGTTGGTGTTTGTAAACCACAACAAAATCAGTGATTGTAGACATTCTAGCAAAATAAGaaacattttaaagaaatgtaAAGCCTCTATCTATTTACCTAAATAATAACATTTGTGTTTCTATTGCTGGTTTACAGTACTCTGCAAACTTAAAGTCTAACTCAAACATACTGTTATTTTgatatacagaaaataaatcaaatcataGCTGATACAACATTACAGAAGAATCTCTAACATTATTCAATAGACATTATATCAAGTCTAAACATACTTTGTCAGCTTATATTTACGTTGATACACACATTAGTGTATATATTTCAGTGCACAACAGTCAACAGTGAAACTGTTttacaatagaaagaaagattgCAGTCTGGCGGTTGTGCCAGAGAGACATCTCAAAAAGTGTTTGGATTTCAGCTTTTCGTTTTCGTCAAATTCACTGAATCCATGATAAAGTTCGTGCTCTGTGCATCAAAACGAGAGTTGAAACTAAAGTATGGTGATTAACAAGTCCAGGAAGCTACACAAAGCTGCCATAACGTGGGTCAAAAACAAGCGAGAGGTAAAAGGCTGATTACTAAACTATAGATCTGAAAATGTCTGCTCATTGTCTGCCTCGGTCCGAGAGAACCAAGTAAAGTGAAAGGGAAACgtgaaagaaacaaaagatgTTGTTCACTTTTACACAAAGAAGCAAATATGTATATTAGTACTGCTGAAACAATCCCGTCTCTGGTCTCCCGCTGGAATGAGCTCTCACCACATGTAATAGCTGCGCGTGGTGTCCACCTGGCTGGGCTTGGCCTCTGGcgctccttccttctccttctcaCTATCTGCCTCCCATAAGTTAATAAGAGGAGGATAGAGCTCATTTAATGGTATTGATGAAGTTTTCTGCATATACTTTTTAAGGGAGTGGTGATAATTTTTTCTCTTCCACCTCTTAGCAATGTACACGCCCAGAGAGGCCAAGCTGATGACCGCAAACATTGTACCCATGACGGCCGCAAGAGCAGTGTTGGTCCCCTGATCAGATATCTCCACAGCAAATGCTGCTTGCTTTGTTGTCACATTCACACATGACTTTTCCATGTGCTGGTAGATGTTGGAGACAGTGAGGCACACCTCATATTCAGTTGCTGGTTGTAGATGTGTAAGATTGTACTCATGGACGTCCACAGGTACCCTAGCAGTGTAGGTAATATGAGGGTTGTCTATTTTCATGGTTGCCGATGACCACTTGAGGTTAGAGGTCATTACATTTGAGTTTATTTTCCAGGAGACAAGGATGGAGTGAGATTCTGTCTGTTTGATGTATATCTTCAACAGCTGTGTGCTGTCCAACAGAGTACCGTTGACTTGTATGGCTATCACTCTTGTGTCAGCGCCGTCTGAGTTTTGAGCCACGCATGTGTATCTGCCAGAATCTTCAAGTTGGATATGAGAAATTCTCAACGTGCCCTCGCTGCCTAGGCTGTACTTGTCAGATAAGGTGTCAGTCATGATCCTATTTCCCATTGGCGTCACCCAATAGATCTCAGGCTCAGGCTCTGAAACGGCCCTGCAGTCCAAATCCAAGGTCATACCGATTTCCACATTGAGGTGGCTGGGGAAGGTGTCATGAGAAATCACGGGCAGGCACTGGTTTGCTAGGTTATTCTGCAACACCTCCCGCACATGCAAGCTCCTGACCTCTGCTGGCATGGCACAAAACATGGAGAGGGGTTCCATAAATCGTACTTGGGTTTTGTTGGAGCTCATCCACTGGATGACACAGTCACAGCGCAGAGGATTGCTGTGGATGCTGATCTCACGCAGGTTGAGGAGGCCGTTCACCGTGGACTGATACAGGGCATTCAGGGCATTATTGTTCAGCATTAGACTCTCCAAAGCTGGAACATCACGAAAGGCCTGACGATTGATGTATGACAGTTTGGGATTGTTTGTAGCCTCCAGCTTGGTGAGCTCAGGAAGGTTGTCCAAAGCATAACGATCGATAGAAACCAGCTCTGCCATGTTGTTTATGCCTAGCTCCTTCAGTCTTAGCATGTTCTTAAAATCCCCCTCATGAATGTTGTGCACTGGGTTTTTGTTTAAATCTAAGAATTTGAGGTTCGGTAAATTCTGAAGGGCTTTCTGAGGTACTTGGACAAGCTTATTGTCATAGAACGAGAGGCTCTCGAGGTTGTCAAGTCCCACAAAGGCATTACCAGGGATGTCTGTCAAATCCATCCCAGCTAAAACCAGGCTTCTCAGATTGCCCAGTGGCTTGAAATTAAAGTCCATAATTCCAACAACAGGGTTCTCTCCAATCATGAGAATCTCCAGATTGGGTGTAGACTCAAACCATTGGCTGCTGATGGTTTTGAtcttgttggagttaaggtgaaGCCTGAGCAGATTATGGAGCCCAGAGAAGGCATTGGCAGAGATGATGCTGATCTGATTATGGTTGATGTAGAGTTCCTGCAGGTTGCTGAGGTCCTGCAGACAGTAATCAGGCATTTCTGTGATCTGGTTCTCCTCCAGATGAAGTGTGGTTAGCTGGGACATGTTGGTGAGACCAACATCTCGAATGCTACTGAAGTTGTTCTGTGATAAGTCCAACTCCGTCAGGTTGAAGAGCTGCTCCAGCTCCTCACTGGTCCTGGCAATGTAGTTGCTCTGTAAGAGGAGAACCTGGGTTTCACTGGACAGGTTCCCTGGGATCCGTGTTAAGCGAAGATCATTGCAGTCCACAGTGATGGCTTCTCTGTAGGTGGACTGGGGGGTAAACCAAGGTctgatctcacacacacacagctggggGCAGTCATTGCTCTGGACACGAGACACTCCTATCGATAGGAACACCAGACCGGTAAACACCAGGCTCATAGGAGAGCAGTCTAACCTCCGTCTAGCCATGCTGGGAAGGGACAGGAGATGCAGTCAGATGATTTTGGAAGAGGTCGCGTTAAAATCATCAACCAGACTTTCCGGTGATTAGGTCTTTCAGTCCAAGGAAGTTCCCCAGAGACAGACTTCACAGCGAAGGATCTTGGCCTTGCAGGGTTATCTGTACAAGAAAGACCAAACGTGTATCAGTATACGGAAAACAGTAACTGTGCATCATTTCAAGATTGAGTGTTCCATTATTACATCATACTTTTATACAGACATTTATATTTCAGATAGGAGAAATTCTGCTGACAGTGGTGGATGTTAAACATTTGCAAAACACTAGTATCCTGCTGGCGTGCATGTTAGACTTCAGCTCCAAGATCAATTGTGTACAGCCTAACAAAATGACCTAACTGGGGTGTTTAGTCTAGTTCAATCTTGTTTTGTTTAACAGTTTCTGGGTTTTCATATAAACTTTCATGTTTCTTGTAAATGTAGCAATTAAATCAGACAGCAGACTGACGTGCTACAACTGCCTCTGCAACGGCGTGGTGAGGCTGTGAGTAATGTGCATCATCAACAGTTTTGAGAAAATGCAAGTTCAGCTCATTACAATGCAGGCACCAACCACCGCTCTGAACTACTTGGAAACAGATTCCACTGAGGACTTTCATCTATCCAACAGGCCCATAAGGACTCCATCATTAGCTTCTTCGAACATCATTAAACACTGAGATATTAGTGCGCCCCATGCCTCAAAGAGAGCAACAAAaagttgcacatcttaatttttaATGCAACATCCTCAGTGTTCTGAATTTAGGGCAAACATGAAGAAAGTTTGCAGCAGGCCAAGTATTTTTTCCCTGATGAACAGATCGAAGAATGCCAAAACTTTGTTGTGTGTTCTTTGACTCCAGTAATGTTGATGACTACTAATGGGATTTGAGAGCCACAAGAGGATGAGGAACCTTGATGAAGCCCTTTAAATCTTAGTTACTTAATGGTTCAGTGAGTGGGAGGCTGTGTGAGGTGTAAAGGGCATCTGTTACCCCATATGGCATCGTCATGAGAAAACAGAGTATTATTTCTTGTAGCTTTAACTTAAAAGCACAGCCATGTTTTAAAATCATTGCTGTGTATTATTATAGCCATGTAAAGGTATGTTGAGATGACAGAGCTGACTGAACTCTACAGCATAAACAGTTCAGGATGCTAGCAATGGTGGCTGTTTTTGCCAACATTTATCCCCACAGACTTTCCCAGGTATATGTTATAACGAGGCTACAGTCACCGCCCTCCACTGGTGGTGATTGATTTTTACCACGAGTCAAGTGTGAGTTGACCTCGAGTAATCGAAGCATGCATAAATGTAAAAATCCAAATTAATTTATCTGTGTCTGACAATGAGATGTGTGTGTCCACAGAGCCCCCAAAAAGAAAGAACTGATATATACCAGTTCTACTTCACtcttaaaacaaaacattcaaTGTTCATTCTGATCAGCTGTAAGCTGGTGCTTGTAAGCCGAGTGTGCCGGCATTAGTCAAACATCAGCATGTCAGTGTCATCTTTTCATTTTAAGCATTTCAGCTTCAACATTTAGTTCAAAGTTTGAGCAACAAAAGCTACTCACAtctttatatgtgtatgtatgtcttCTCATTCTCAAGATGTGTTTGAATTACTTAATAGTCACCTTTCAGTGCCCTTGTAATTGTAATATTGCTCATTAAACAGATCAGATTGGCAGCAGGTCTTTAACAAGTGTGTAACTGTGTGCTTGCAATGTTATGCCAACACTTTAGGAATCCTTAACTTAATTAGGTGTGTTCAGGAGGCACGTCCCCCAGCGTAGAGCTTCTCAGCAGAAGCAATGCGCCTCCAGCTTTTTAACAATCAACAGCATCTTAAGAAGATGTTGCTTAAGAGGCTTTTAAACAGGAGAGCTGAAGAATACATTTGAATGTAGGTAAACTGCCTGGCAACAGCACCAGCGATCTGCTCTTCTGCTCCTCCTACACAGAGGATTTCCTGAGAGACGGGGCGGAGCCTGGCTCAACCAGGGATATTACAGGATCTGGTTTTTAAGCTAAAGTACTGTATATGGTGACAATTGCTGTGCCAGTTTGGATTAGCAGATGGAGATCTTGAGAAGGAGATTAGCTGTGCACTGAATTCAGACACATACTAGAGAAACAGGTCACTTAACACTTTAATTAAACAATAGTTTGGTGGGAACTAGGGCTGTCGAGAGCTGCAGTATTAATGCCTCTGTAGTTTAATATCAAAATAACTGACAAAGGGATTGTATATGCTTTTGTTAACTACCAAGTAGTCTGTTCTTAGACAACGTTAAATGTCATTTTCCTTTATATATTCGGGAGAAAACAGAAGTTGACACAGTTCAAAATTTCTGACACTTGTTTTGTTGATGCTGTTGCACCAGATTCACTTCAgacttattattaataataataataataataataataataataataataataataataataataataataataataatattattgttattatcattattatcattttctGGATTTTCTGTTATTGTATGTGGCTTATCTCCAAAATCTGATGTAGTTAATGTAGAAGAACTAGCTTGTATACTCATAATCGCTTTAGAATATAATGTGCTACATGAATTTAAGACCTAGTCCTAAATAAGGATAAACTCTTACTTTCCTGCATTTCTGTTAAAAACAAATGGGGTTAATCCAGCTGTTAATCTTAGATTCATCCCATTTAGTAAATACAGACAGCTTTGTCTGCTATCCCTTTTATGCAATGTAAGATTAAAAAGTTTCTGATCCCGTTCAACACTGGACTCAAATCATGGCACAGTTGTTCAAGTAAAAAGTAGGTTAGCTTTTCTCATTTCCCCCTAATGTTTATCTAAAATGATGTTCCAAAGTGAGAACTGCAGGACTGAACCAAAACCAGTGCAACACGCTCCTGTTTGTTCGTGTTTTTTTCTCCAGCATTGGATGAAATATGTCCCGGACCGAGCTGCACAAGTCCAGAACGACACCACGACCACAGGTGTTGCACTCCAAAAGGATTAAAACAGGCAGAAACAGAGGTGAAACTGCTATTTTTTCACCACAAACATCTGTATGGGATACCTGAAACAAATACACAGCTTTACATCTGTCCTCTCAGACACTAACAGTCCTGTGTTTTGGAGGTTTGAAGCTTGTATTTGTCAAACTGTGTAGCAGGTTTACTGTAACAATAAGCTCACAGATATGGATCAATAATGCACACTTACATTTCTCAATTTTGACAAAAGCTTGcacatttacttttatttcccaTCACAGTTTTAATTCCACATTAATTTTCTATACTGTCCCCAAACCCCCCAGGGGTTCTTACTCAGTAGGTCCGAGTGCTTCCCTAATGATATTTAAAACAAATGATTCTGCTGGTGATTATCATCATCGGTTGTCTATTAATGCCTTTTAAACTCCGTTACTCAGAGTGGTCTGATTATCATCATTTTGGTCCCATAATTCCTCATATATAAACCCATTAATACTAAAAGGGGCTCATCTCTTTCTCGCTACTGTTCAGATTCTGCCAGTGCTCTTTAATGATTCATTTCCTGCTAACTCACAAAACGCTCCTCTTTTTACGGTGCCAAAAGAAATTAACTGGCTGAGCATTTCAATTGTCCTGGGTGGCCCAGAACAGACACCTGTGCAAACACCTGCACATCACGAAGGCCTACATATTGAAGATTATTCATACGACGCTCCAGTGAGACCATTAAGCTGAAATGTAGGTGTTTGTTTATTAATATACCTTTGTGAACATTTCACGCACCTGCTGTATCACATTATCTACCAGATGTTCAGCTCTTAGAGACACTTTTTTCAGgatttttgccttcatttgttATTTATAGCAACACGTGGATGGGAGCGGAGGCGAGAGGGGGAGTGACAATCACTGCCATCACACTGTCAGTCGACGTTATAAAAAGGTAAATACGTTTCTAAATGCACCAGCTTGTAAAACTGATGTGTTTGTGGAATATGATATGAGAATGCGTACAACAAAAATCTGAACTTGTATATTAAAAGTTTCACTTGAAATCACAGACAACTACAACACAGCGAACCTGCTGCTCCTTCATAAATCAACTCTCGAGCATCACAAGTGTCAAATCTGCACTGCAACTTTGTTAACATCCGAACTTTTGGGATGAGGAGAAACTGGATGAAGGTGCTGCACACAAGACAAGTACAATGCATTGCTCTTTTTAGAGTTGTTAACGACCTTTTAACTGTCAGCTCTTCTACTTCAGCTCCCTGGACTTATGGGGTTCCTCAAGACTTTATTTTGGGCCCCATGCCGTTTTCAATGTATATGTTGTCTGTGGGGTCTGTATTTATGAAACATGATATTGCTTTTAATCGTTTTACCGATGATATCCAGGTTTATATGCCCATCAGGTCAGTCTGAAAAATGTGGATGGAACTTAACTTTGAACCTCAatgaaaagaagacaaaaaaaataaaaaaataaaaaatctgatgTGTTCTGCAGTTCTGCTTACATTTTTTGGTCCTTTGGCCTCATATAGTCACTCTACTGGCAGGAATCTGAGTGTGATTTTTGACAACTCTTTTTAGTTGGACAAACAGATTCATGATGTGGTAAGATCAAGCCTTTTCTACCTATGGGTCATTGCTTAGGTGAAACTCCCCGGAACGGCTTGCCTTGTCACAGTTGCACTACTCAGACTTCAGATATGTTCAAATCAATGTTAAAACTCATATCCTCTCTTTGGATTTCAGTTCGGAAATCCAAAGAGAGGTTCGGAGTGAAATGTGATGTATAAATAAATTCGGGGGTCGACCTTGAATGAGGTCGGAGTTTAAGCCAAGACATTGTCATTTTAAAGTTGTTTTGAAGATTTATTGACCAAAACATCCCACTTCTTTGACACATGTACAGTCTGTGGACACAGTTTCATTTCTTGTGTCCGCCATTTCTGCATTCAGCCAGAGACATGTCTCACTAACAGACATTACTTTGAAAACTTTGCTGTGAGGCACAAAACAGGACAGAATGTGTTCCCATTACCACAAATCCAAATGTTGTGTCGTGACTACGTGTACAGTAATCCCCCaggttactattattattatcatagtgATATTCCTGACCGTTTCTTTCCATGAGCCACTTAtatgatcctggtttttgtgtGTTCAAGTATCTAGAAGCTAATGTCTCTCTCTGAACCATTTCTGTCAGTTCTGTGATCCCTGTCCAAGTCCGAGGACATGAGAATATGAAAATAGATTGTGACGACAGACTTGTTTAGCTTGTGTAGATAACATATGTACGACCATTTGAAGAGATGTGCAGATTTACTTTCTGTACACAAACATGTGAACTTAGCAGTGGTTTTACTTTATAAATCTCACGCTACTGCTTGGTTGGGTGGAGATGACGTTCTCTGACTGGCAAGATTGATGTCACAGCAATCTCAGGCCGTTGCTGCGATCAGTCAACGTGTCTGCTACTATGTTGGTCGTGGCAGGAGGGCTCGTTAAATGTACACTAGCGGATGCTCGCTGTGTTAAAACTGGATTCATTACCGAACGTTTAACACAATTGACATTAtacttttattatcatttaagAAGACATCCCTATAAAAAGTAGTCAAGTTTAATTTGTTGTACATTAATAAATCCACAAGtaactctattttattatttgaagaAAAATCAGAAAGTTGTAGCAAATATGACTTAGTGAAACAACTGCAGTCTCCTAATGTATCTATGATGGCTAGCCAGCCATCGACTTTCATACGATCCAGAGAGTGTAGTCACTTGAGCTTAATGTAATTATTTCTAAGTTTTGTTGGCATGTGTTAATTTGCTcctaaaacacacaacaaatgAGTCAAAGCGATGTTTTGTGAAGTAACTACCCAGCTTGGTGCGCCGTAGGGACAGACTGGAAGTCCAACAAGAGAAAGCATCTGGCCCGTCAGACCCCTCACTCTGGTTGGCTGACCGATCGATTCCGCCCCCCCGACCCCCCGACCCCCCTCTGCTCTCGGATCTTAAGACACAAGTCACAGGTTACTTTTGGAACAAATAGTCGGAGCACTGTTTCATCCCGTTGTGACTCGCAAGAGCACATTTGTGCGCTGGTAGCAGCAGATTCAGAAAGTCCTAATCGTAATTGTACGATGTAAAATGTACCACAAAGTTAACGCatgcaaaaaagaaattatTATAAGTGAACTATGGATTATTggtcagctttaattttatttgtgtaaacaTAAATGTACAcatctgtaaatatgtttatgtgcaCATTCAAGGCACGTTTGTGTGAAAATCTTCTGCAGGTGAAAGTTGGACTTATAAGTACAAATGTTTTCCACATGGTCTTACATGATCTATAACTTCAAATTCTGTTCACGTGTGTGATTTTTCTTTATAGCTTGTGCATTTTGGCACGTATCTACCTACATAGAAACTCCTGtttttaagatatgtttagtaAGATGAACAATAGGTATTACAAGTGATtgtgatgatttaaaaaaaatagaacatGGCAGCACAGCCAAAACCTAACTTTAAGTCTTTACTCTGTAAATTGACAGAAATTCTATCAGGATCAAAGATTAATAAGAAAGGAGGTCCAGGGTACAGCGACTGTCATAGGTTTGGACACACCAGCAAACCCAAACATGAATGTCCAAATATTTGACTTATTTGACAGCGGTGATGGCTGTTTCCCACAGATCTGATAGTGTCAAAGAGTTAAATCAATCCTTGGCCTATTATTAAATGTAATGACTGTAAGAAGATGCACGCAGATGCACCTAGGTAGATGCACAGAAAAAACTAtataaaaataactttttgtACTTACCGGACACCCCGTTCACCTTGCTGCCATGATATGCAAGTGCTGAGCCACTTTTGTGAAAGTAACGTTATTAACTCTACTCCTCATTTAGCAGTTATTGACCGTCGTCTGACTGACAGAGATGGTGACACTCAAAGGTGCCTCGACTCATGTCTTTCTGGCCTTTAAGAGTTTCCTCTCAACACCATTTACTAATAGTCCGAGGGTTGATTTAACTCTGGACTGTTCCATTAAAGAAAACAGGATCAAACTTTTATTTAGAAAGTGTAAAATGTCTCAGAACCACcttcaacaaaacaaaatgtcCTACAACGAAATATTTAATATGacaaattatgtaaaatatgtttttcttccctctacaggagTCAGTAGTGCAGGATTCACCCAGCAGCGTTGTGGCAACACATGACGGAGGGTGTGTCTGGCGCTTCTGGATGATACTGTTGCCATGGGAACAAACCATCTATGCTTTCAATATGTAATCTGGCATCCCTCCTTTGAGAGTGCAGTCTGTTTGTCAAACATTCAGGCAGAAATGTGATGATGTGTACTTCCTACATTGTCTTCCGACGTGTGTTCAAAATAACCTGCTCTCGCCTTTGACCGGCCTCTGTGTACCAGTTCACTGTGTAGCCGCAGCTTGATTGGCTGATTTGAAGTGGGAAAAGTTTAAAATCCTCCAACTTTTTGCAGAGGCAAAGCAATCGATGCAAGGTACAGAACCATCAATCCATTCTTGATGACATCACCGCATGCCAAGTCTACGCAGACGGATGCAAGTGACAAATGCAGGTGATGCACGCAACGCTGCTGTGTTAATCCCATACAGTCAGGTGACCCACTGGTTACTGAAGAGCGGAGTTGAAGCCCCTTTTTCTTTGTACTGAGgggcagccatgttgctctggaAGCTGACGGGAGCCCGCCCACCACATATCATTTAAAGTTAGCTGTGGCTATCGCTCCTGATCACGGTTCTGTAATATTCTGATTCATGACGTCCACGgctctgaggatgaggagctcGCCGACTTCCTCATCTTGTCAGCAACAAATCCAACCACAACCCGCCACCCTGCATCGACTCTATTCAcatgatgtatttatatagtCCTAACCCAGGATTGAGTGCACCCTCGGGGGTGAGTTGTTTGCAGGGCCAACTCGACACGTCACCCGTGTCAGTAATGTCAAAGAACAGTGGACTCGCTAGGCGCGGGGTATCTGCCAATGTAAAAAGGGGCTTTAGCTCCACATGAGCCCCAAACCCGGAAGTTAGATGGTGGCGATTAGTGAATCCAGTGTTATTGAGGAGAGAAAAGGGGAATACGTGCAGCAAAGATCACTGTCTGGGACTCGAACCCGAGTTCTACCAGGTAAGCATGCCTG
This genomic window from Cololabis saira isolate AMF1-May2022 chromosome 8, fColSai1.1, whole genome shotgun sequence contains:
- the lrrn1 gene encoding leucine-rich repeat neuronal protein 1 is translated as MARRRLDCSPMSLVFTGLVFLSIGVSRVQSNDCPQLCVCEIRPWFTPQSTYREAITVDCNDLRLTRIPGNLSSETQVLLLQSNYIARTSEELEQLFNLTELDLSQNNFSSIRDVGLTNMSQLTTLHLEENQITEMPDYCLQDLSNLQELYINHNQISIISANAFSGLHNLLRLHLNSNKIKTISSQWFESTPNLEILMIGENPVVGIMDFNFKPLGNLRSLVLAGMDLTDIPGNAFVGLDNLESLSFYDNKLVQVPQKALQNLPNLKFLDLNKNPVHNIHEGDFKNMLRLKELGINNMAELVSIDRYALDNLPELTKLEATNNPKLSYINRQAFRDVPALESLMLNNNALNALYQSTVNGLLNLREISIHSNPLRCDCVIQWMSSNKTQVRFMEPLSMFCAMPAEVRSLHVREVLQNNLANQCLPVISHDTFPSHLNVEIGMTLDLDCRAVSEPEPEIYWVTPMGNRIMTDTLSDKYSLGSEGTLRISHIQLEDSGRYTCVAQNSDGADTRVIAIQVNGTLLDSTQLLKIYIKQTESHSILVSWKINSNVMTSNLKWSSATMKIDNPHITYTARVPVDVHEYNLTHLQPATEYEVCLTVSNIYQHMEKSCVNVTTKQAAFAVEISDQGTNTALAAVMGTMFAVISLASLGVYIAKRWKRKNYHHSLKKYMQKTSSIPLNELYPPLINLWEADSEKEKEGAPEAKPSQVDTTRSYYMW